Proteins encoded within one genomic window of Erinaceus europaeus chromosome 13, mEriEur2.1, whole genome shotgun sequence:
- the AKAP12 gene encoding A-kinase anchor protein 12 isoform X2, which yields MLGVMTITVGQRGSEDVSERDSVKDMATNSPVTQDPMKEGPEEMSEILEQVTPSEGNLEGLTQPPESQNSDVGFKKVFKFVGLKFTVKRDKNDKSDAVQLLTVKKDDIEAAAEGSQGAGDHPEPTPGGLEATSKEEELKQSTEKPEEEEMPPQEQTSVDTSLPAEPTQPAEGGRDEGEEKPEKEPPKSLESPTSPQASETASPFKKFFTQGWAGWRKKTSFRKPKEEDLETSEKKKEPEAKRVEQQEDEKGGDAPQKPAAGEPPAPPAAPGGVNEARLSAEYEKVELPIDEPEEGAPQEKVAPLATEVFDEKVEVVADIHVSTVEQSQDGEEAAQLQDRTDERPQDAEHAEKEEKQEEEKIQEASGSGGDRSSPPELSPDEGGGPPVPPEGVLSEAEMLSSQERTKAQGSPLKKLFTSSGLKKLSAKKQKGKGGGGGGAEEEAGEHQPTPESPDSPEEQQGDSSASSPEEPEEPTSPEKGAVEGPPDPEAQEGPPSEGEKKREGITPWASFKKMVTPKKRLRRPSDSDREEELDRVKSATLSSAESATSELHDEARGAAEEPKRRVDTSVSWEALICVGSSKKRARKASSSDEDEGPKATTGDVQKTDDSAGKDKEAGAEVPAAAGPQELDAGPGSPSSEQAGSPSDGEGVSTWESFKRLVTPRKKSKSKLEEKHEEPAPGSGIETLAPDAEASGGREEAWVSIKKLIPGRKKKRHEGKPEQASVGSPRDVPEEDSDVPAVVPLSEFDAVEREKVEAQEAAQSEEERPAPSGAVHVSEELSQSLVHTVRVAVIDGAKVVTDMEERSPSWISTSVTGPLEQEDEEAATPAPEQVAEGGEVTTEACPSATLPESRDASRDTLASEVEVTSEAVTAVETTGASGAEETMDMVSAVSQLTESPATTEEATPVQEAEGGPVDQATLERHTQAVLQAVVEKVSGESLPRGPGDTASKRPEGAEEAEWGQPAQEEEQEGLRAPPESQGIVLPSDTEPGESTGLRTSHPADEDTAGAKSEMVLEQGTTAPDSSETLTDSETNESTPVTEFEAVGALQQDRVTDTPRDDETVTSASESKVPEGETAPASSETPPAPSSPQSPGEDKDCSKPEEALEHPDGKALSKTEVVLGSGPGADDKTQDVPAAGEHTGSTDGVGQKTLPAAALRDQTAEEAEGEGAALCRPEPVVAPMERGVAEAKAERARSEAEPGQPPALAESRKPSQAKLSFTDGTKGGLSLEESPSLAQEETAGTALQSSEMPPAAGTEEKDGGETVGRLGAPELLASVGAPLVQTEKVAERIEDSTVPPEERAVAAETESLAAAVPAEQGIRPESEGDKTPRQCDGSAQKAVGQEIIQANETRKTGDEGSPIEAESSKLVESVIQTVVEGLVSGEGTAPKVPQESGPLASDKETAPKTEMEEETHAPAATKELIASDVSKEESDASEKTALGEGVKSWGVEDRPVEEAGEAARTESVPEDAAVDGGSGGEKSLLESPRDRKDEVVDCSENPKPALADSETSGSFTKESPDTNGPKLTEKEGSQEGKFLEGKEESSESEKELTAEVQEETSQN from the coding sequence TTGGACAGAGAGGCTCTGAAGATGTGAGTGAGAGAGACTCAGTGAAGGACATGGCCACTAACTCACCGGTGACCCAGGACCCCATGAAGGAAGGGCCAGAGGAGATGTCAGAGATCTTGGAGCAGGTCACCCCCTCCGAAGGCAACCTGGAGGGGCTGACGCAGCCCCCCGAGTCCCAGAACAGCGACGTGGGCTTTAAGAAGGTCTTCAAGTTTGTGGGCCTGAAATTCACGGTGAAGAGGGACAAGAACGACAAGTCCGATGCCGTCCAGCTGCTCACCGTCAAGAAAGACGATATCGAGGCCGCAGCAGAGGGTTCCCAAGGGGCCGGGGACCACCCGGAGCCCACCCCGGGGGGCTTGGAGGCAACATCCAAAGAAGAGGAACTCAAGCAGTCCACAGAGAAGCCGGAAGAAGAGGAGATGCCGCCCCAGGAACAGACGAGCGTGGATACGTCCCTCCCCGCGGAGCCCACCCAGCCGGCTGAGGGAGGCAGAGATGAGGGTGAAGAGAAGCCAGAGAAGGAGCCCCCCAAGTCTCTCGAGTCCCCCACCAGCCCGCAGGCCAGTGAAACAGCCTCGCCTTTCAAGAAATTCTTCACCCAGGGCTGGGCGGGCTGGCGCAAGAAGACCAGCTTCAGGAAGCCCAAGGAGGAAGATCTGGAAACTTCTGAGAAGAAAAAGGAGCCGGAAGCCAAAAGGGTGGAGCAGCAGGAAGATGAAAAAGGGGGAGATGCACCCCAGAAACCAGCAGCCggggaacccccggctcccccggCGGCCCCAGGGGGTGTCAACGAGGCCAGGTTATCAGCCGAGTATGAGAAGGTAGAGCTGCCTATAGATGAGCCTGAGGAGGGGGCTCCCCAAGAAAAAGTGGCCCCCTTAGCCACCGAGGTGTTTGACGAGAAGGTGGAGGTTGTGGCGGACATCCACGTGAGCACCGTTGAGCAGAGCCAGGACGGGGAGGAGGCAGCCCAGCTGCAGGACAGAACAGACGAGAGGCCCCAGGATGCAGAACATGCTGAAaaagaggagaagcaggaggaagagaagatacaAGAAGCCAGTGGCTCCGGAGGGGACCGCTCCTCCCCCCCTGAGCTCAGCCCCGATGAAGGAGGAGGCCCCCCTGTCCCCCCAGAAGGCGTCCTCAGCGAAGCCGAGATGCTGTCGTCGCAGGAGAGGACCAAGGCGCAAGGCAGCCCCTTGAAGAAGCTGTTCACCAGCTCGGGCCTGAAGAAGCTCTCGGCCAAGAAGCAGAAAggcaagggaggaggaggaggaggagcagaggaggaggCCGGGGAGCACCAGCCGACCCCCGAGTCCCCCGACAGCCCCGAAGAGCAGCAAGGTGACAGCTCCGCCTCATCCCCCGAGGAGCCCGAGGAGCCCACCTCTCCGGAGAAGGGTGCGGTGGAAGGGCCCCCAGACCCCGAGGCCCAGGAGGGGCCCCCGtcggagggggagaaaaagcgaGAAGGAATTACCCCCTGGGCCTCCTTCAAGAAGATGGTGACGCCCAAGAAGCGTCTGAGGAGGCCCTCGGACAGCGACAGGGAGGAGGAGCTGGACAGGGTAAAGAGTGCCACCCTGTCCTCGGCGGAGAGCGCCACCTCAGAGCTGCACGACGAGGCCCGAGGGGCCGCCGAGGAGCCCAAGCGCAGGGTGGACACGTCGGTGTCCTGGGAGGCCTTGATCTGCGTGGGATCATCCAAGAAGAGGGCCAGGAAAGCCTCTTCCTCCGACGAGGACGAGGGGCCCAAAGCCACCACAGGGGACGTCCAGAAAACAGATGACTCGGCAGGGAAAGACAAGGAGGCTGGAGCAGAAGTCCCGGCTGCTGCGGGTCCCCAAGAACTGGACGCCGGGCCGGGCAGTCCCTCCTCCGAGCAGGCGGGGAGCCCCTCCGATGGGGAGGGTGTCTCCACCTGGGAGTCTTTTAAGCGTCTGGTCACCCCCAGGAAGAAATCCAAGTCCAAGTTGGAAGAAAAGCACGAGGAACCCGCCCCGGGCTCTGGGATCGAAACTCTGGCCCCAGATGCGGAAGCCagtggaggcagagaggaggcttGGGTCTCTATCAAGAAACTGATTCCTGGACGCAAGAAGAAGCGACACGAGGGGAAGCCAGAACAGGCCTCTGTGGGAAGCCCCCGGGATGTCCCCGAGGAGGACTCAGATGTCCCCGCCGTGGTCCCCCTGTCTGAGTTTGACGCTGtggagagggagaaggtggaGGCGCAGGAGGCCGCCCAGAGCGAGGAGGAGAGGCCTGCGCCCTCGGGGGCCGTGCACGTGTCCGAGGAGTTGAGCCAGAGCCTGGTGCACACCGTCAGGGTGGCCGTCATCGATGGTGCCAAGGTTGTCACTGACATGGAGGAAAGGTCACCCTCCTGGATCTCCACCTCGGTGACGGGACCCCTGGAGCAAGAAGACGAGGAAGCAGCCACACCTGCCCCGGAGCAGGTTGCCGAAGGGGGCGAGGTCACCACAGAGGCGTGTCCCAGCGCCACCCTGCCCGAGAGCAGGGACGCCAGCCGGGACACGCTGGCCAGCGAGGTGGAGGTCACCTCTGAGGCCGTGACGGCTGTCGAGACCACTGGGGCCTCGGGCGCAGAAGAGACCATGGACATGGTGTCGGCTGTTTCCCAGCTGACCGAGTCCCCGGCCACCACGGAGGAGGCCACACCGGTTCAGGAGGCCGAGGGTGGCCCAGTGGACCAGGCCACGCTGGAGAGGCACACGCAGGCCGTCCTCCAGGCTGTGGTGGAGAAAGTCAGTGGTGAGTCCCTGCCCCGGGGGCCAGGAGACACAGCATCGAAAAGACCAGAAGGGGCAGAGGAAGCAGAGTGGGGCCAGCCAGCACAAGAGGAGGAACAAGAGGGGCTACGAGCCCCCCCGGAAAGCCAGGGGATAGTCCTTCCTTCTGACACTGAGCCTGGGGAGTCCACTGGGCTTCGAACCTCCCACCCAGCTGATGAAGACACAGCTGGGGCCAAGTCAGAGATGGTTCTGGAACAAGGCACCACTGCCCCCGACTCATCCGAGACCCTCACAGACAGCGAGACCAATGAGAGCACCCCAGTAACGGAGTTTGAGGCTGTCGGTGCACTTCAGCAAGACAGGGTCACAGACACCCCCAGAGATGATGAGACCGTCACTTCTGCCTCAGAGTCGAAGGTTCCCGAAGGAGAGACAGCTCCTGCTTCAAGTGAGACACCCCCGGCACCTTCCAGCCCACAGTCCCCAGGGGAAGATAAAGACTGTTCAAAGCCAGAAGAGGCTCTTGAGCATCCGGATGGAAAGGCCCTCTCAAAAACGGAGGTGGTTCTAGGAAGTGGCCCAGGTGCCGATGACAAAACCCAAGACGTCCCAGCAGCCGGAGAACACACAGGATCTACAGATGGGGTCGGGCAGAAAACACTGCCTGCAGCTGCCCTGAGAGACCAAACTGCTGAAGAAGCCGAGGGTGAAGGTGCTGCCCTGTGTCGCCCTGAGCCAGTGGTGGCCCCCATGGAGAGAGGGGTGGCAGAAGCTAAAGCAGAAAGGGCCAGGAGCGAGGCAGAACCAGGGCAGCCCCCAGCTCTCGCTGAATCCAGAAAACCCAGCCAGGCAAAACTGAGCTTCACCGACGGCACGAAGGGAGGCCTCAGTTTGGAAGAAAGCCCATCTCTGGCTCAAGAGGAAACAGCAGGCACCGCACTTCAGAGCTCTGAAATGCCCCCAGCTGCAGGCACAGAAGAGAAGGACGGAGGGGAAACGGTTGGGCGTTTAGGAGCACCTGAACTTCTCGCATCTGTAGGCGCACCTTTAGTCCAGACCGAAAAAGTGGCCGAAAGAATCGAAGACAGTACAGTTCCGCCAGAGGAGAGGGCTGTGGCCGCAGAGACTGAGTCCCTGGCAGCAGCAGTACCCGCCGAACAAGGCATCCGCCCTGAGTCAGAAGGAGATAAAACCCCGAGGCAGTGTGATGGAAGTGCCCAGAAGGCTGTGGGCCAGGAAATCATCCAGGCGAATGAAACGAGAAAGACTGGAGATGAGGGCTCGCCCATTGAGGCCGAGAGCAGTAAGCTTGTGGAGAGTGTCATCCAGACCGTTGTGGAGGGGTTAGTGAGTGGAGAAGGGACCGCTCCAAAGGTCCCCCAGGAGTCCGGACCGCTGGCCAGCGACAAAGAAACAGCCCCGAAGACTGAAATGGAGGAAGAGACACACGCTCCGGCAGCCACCAAGGAACTGATCGCTTCAGACGTGTCCAAAGAGGAGAGCGACGCTTCAGAAAAGACGGCCCTTGGCGAGGGGGTGAAGAGTTGGGGCGTGGAAGATCGGCCGGTTGAAGAGGCTGGAGAAGCAGCTAGAACAGAGTCAGTGCCAGAAGACGCTGCTGTCGATGGTGGTTCGGGAGGAGAGAAGTCACTCTTGGAATCCCCCAGAGATAGAAAGGATGAGGTTGTTGATTGCTCTGAGAACCCAAAGCCAGCTCTGGCAGATTCTGAGACTTCAGGAAGCTTCACCAAAGAGTCCCCAGATACCAATGGACCGAAACTGACAGAGAAGGAAGGCAGTCAGGAGGGAAAATTTTtagaaggaaaagaggagagcAGTGAGTCAGAGAAAGAGCTCACAGCTGAAGTGCAAGAGGAGACGAGCCAGAACTGA